The Rhodoflexus caldus region GCCAATCGCATGGAGAAAACAGAAGCTGTATTGGGAAGCCGTCTTTCAGGTCAAATCCGCCACTCGGTTTCACGCTGGTGCTACAGCGACCTCAGCTTAGACGAACTTTGCATCGCCGCCAAACGATTTGGCATTGAATCGGTTGAGTTGCTCAACATAGAAGAATTGCCGCTACTCAAGAAACATGAACTTACCTGTGGCATGGTGTCTGCCATCCGCGATGGGTTTGGCATACCCAAAGGATGGAACGACCCGCGCAACCACGAAGGACTGATGAAACTGTACGCCGACCTGCTAATTCCCGAAACGGCAAAAGCAGGCATGACCAATCTCATTTGCTTTTCGGGCAACCGCAACGGCATGAGCGATGAACAGGGATTAAAAAACTGTGCAGCCGGATTGAAAAAATTGATTCCGTTGGCAGAAAAATACAAGGTAACACTCGTAATGGAACTGCTTAATAGTAAAATTGACCACAAAGACTACATGTGCGACCACACCGCATGGGGCGTGGAACTTTGTCAAATGGTCGGTTCAGAAAATTTCAAACTGCTGTACGACATCTACCACATGCAAATTATGGAGGGAGACGTTATCCGCACCATTCGCGAAAATCACCAATATATTGCACACTATCATACGGCAGGCGTACCCGGACGCAATGAAATTGATGACACCCAAGAGCTTAACTACCCTGCCATTATGCGTGCCATAGTGGAAACGGGCTACAAAGGTTTGGTTGGTCAGGAGTTTATCCCAAAAAATCAGGATAAGTTAGTGTCGTTGGAAAAAGCTATCAAAATATGTACGGTATAGAAGCGTAAGTGATTTTGCGTAAAATTTACACATAAATTTCTGAAAATCAAGCGTCTAAACCTAACGAATCTAAAAGACCCGTTAGGTTTATCATATCGTCAGCATCAGGCGGCTAAACGGCGCAGTCATGCAAAGCAGGCATTTAACCATCAATTCCTGCTTCCGTAATAAATATTAACAAAAATAGAAAAGTAATTTTGCTTATTTTCTGCCAAAGGCATCATAATGACTCGTTGCGCCAGAAAATCGGCCATGAAGCCTGCCTCCACACCCGTTACGTTGGTTCGGAAGTTGCCAAACTCGAAGGCTACCGCACTGCGCACCGAACCCCCAAACCCGAATGTACTTTGTGAAAGACTTTCCCCAAAGCGCGAAGTGCGCACCACTTGGTCAAACGAAGGATGACGGTTAGGGTCATACTGTTCCAGCCTGATATTGCCCGAACCAAAGCGATATTCAATCAGATAAGGAGCAATGACGGCAAGCGTAGGGCCTGCGGAAAACGATGCAGCCACTTGCACCCCCTGCTCGGCGGCACGACGGAACAGAATGAGTTCGCGTCCGTATTGCGGACGAACCAGCAATAAATGATTTTGCTTGCCGGGGATAAACGATTCGCCGCTGAGACGGCTCTGCGCACGCTGTTCTTTCGGATGGCGCACATTGACCACATCCAGATAGAACAAGTGATACATTTGGTTATTGATACTGCGCGTATGTTTAATCATACCGCCGCCAATTAAGCCGGCATTACTGTTCAGGTTAATTCCGTAGCCTGTTTGGCGGTTGTAAGGCGGGTCTTCTTCCAAGGCAATATCTTGTGCGTACAAGGCACCCGCAAGCAGTGTTAATAAGGCTAAGGCAAAATATTTTTTCAAGGCAAATCCCATATTTTTGAGCCAAATTAATGCAAAGATGGCACATTTTAAAAATACTTATCTGGGAGACTTGCGTACAGAGTCCATCCATATCAAATCAGGTACTCGAATCATTACCGATGCACCAACGGATAACCACGGAAAAGGAGAAGCCTTCTCGCCGACCGACCTTGTTTGTGCCGCACTCGCAAGCTGCAAAATGACTATTATGGGCATTTTGGCCAACCGCGAGCAGATAGACCTCAGCGGAATGACCTGCGAAATAGAAAAAATTATGGAGGCCAATCCGCGCCGCATCGGTGAAATTAAAATCACTTTTGAACTTCCTAACAGCCAACTGAGTGAAAAACACCGCACCATGCTGATAAATGCTGCCAATACTTGCCCTGTTGCGCTCAGTCTGCATCCCGATATTAAAAGAACTGTGGTCTATAATTTTTAATTGTTATAGCAATTTTCTTATTTTCACAAATGAATTAAACAACACACTCAACCTCAAACAATTGTTTTATGAATGCGGATGTGCAGAAGTATGTGTCTTCTATCGGGATTACGCTAGACCGTTTTATAGCGCAGCGTCAATCAGATTTTCCCTATGCGAAAGGTGAACTTTCACAGTTACTGCGCGACATTGGGCTGGCAGCCAAAGTTGTGAACAAAGCCATTATGAACTCCGGTTTGATTGGTATAGAAGGCCCGGCGGGTGAGCAAAACTCTTCAGGCGAAGACCAACAAAAACTGGACGTAGTTGCCAATGTGCGCTTTATTCGTGCCCTGACTCGCGGCGGTGAGGTTTGTGCCGTCATTTCCGAAGAAGAAGACGAAATGATTGACACAGGCAACCACAACGCCAAGTATGTTGTTGCAATGGATCCATTGGATGGTTCGTCTAATATTGACGTAAACATGCCATTAGGAAGTATTTTTTCCGTCTATCGTCGCAAAAGCCCTATCGGAACTCCTCCGACCATAGAAGATGTACTGCAAAGAGGTACGGAACAAGTAGCAGCGGGGTATATTATTTACGGTTCTTCCAACATGTTGGTATATACCACAGGGCACGGAGTGAACGGATTTACCTATGACTTTTCTATCGGTGAATTTATTTTATCGCATCCGAACATGCGCAGTCAGGATGACGGTAAAATTTTCTCTTACAACGAAGGCAATTTGTACGATTTCCCGCAAGGTATTCAGGATTTTATTGAGCATTGCCGCCAAAATAAGTTTTCGGCACGCTATGTAGGCGCACTGGTTGCCGACGTGCACCGCAACCTGCTCAAAGGAGGTATTTTCCTTTATCCTGCCACCAAAAAAGCACCCAAAGGCAAACTGCGCCTGATGTTTGAATGTAATGCACTGGCTTTTCTGGTAGAGCAAGCGGGCGGCGTTGCTACCGACGGCGAGCAACGCATTTTGGAAATAGTGCCAACCGAAATGCACCAACGTTGTCCGTTCATTGTCGGCTCAAAAGCAATGGTGGAAAAAGTAACTGAAATGCTGAAAGCGCACAAAGAAGTATTGGCCTAACACTTGGCATAAGGAGCGCATCCTATTGCCAAGTACATGACCGCATACAGTAAAAATCCCGACAAGTTTTAACAACTTGTTGGGATTTTTGCCTTTTATATATGCCAAATGCTACGGCATCGTGCGCTCAATGGTGATATTACCCACGGTGATGGTGATTTTTTTATCGCAATCTCCATTGCCCCAGTCCACATAAATAGTCAAGCCGCCGCTTTTAATTTCATACCGTCCGCTGACAGGATAGAAAGTGTTTGCCCGAACACATGAGCCTTTCATCAGAATAGGCGTAACAATATTGGCAGTAAATGCTCTTCCTTCTTCTGTTGTACCTGTTGTAGAACCTGTTACCTGCATTTCATCATCAGACACATCCAGCGGGCGAGTACCGAAGTTATAGCGCACACTGCGGCGAAATTCGCTGATTTGCACCTGTCTGCCGTTCGGGCGCGTAATGGTCAGATTAGTGCCCAACACATTGTAGCTCAGCACTGTACCCGAAAGCGTACGGTCGGAAATGACAACAGTACCGTTGATGGTGTGAGAGCCGTTGTTGTAGTTGTCAAATACTACGGTGCGCTCGGCAAACATATTGCGACTCCCCCGATAGGTAATGGTCATTTTGCCTTTTCGGGTACGGTTGCCGCCAATGTTACAGCCGTTACCATAATCAACGGTGATGGTGCGCGTATTGTCGTTAATGCGAATAGTGGCGCAGCGTTCGGGCTCTTCCGTGCGTCCGCTGCGCAAGCCGTCGTCCACACCGTCAAAAGCATCTTCTGCCGCGTCAATGGCATCCTGCACGGCATCTTCCGACTCGTTGTTTTGCATAGATACCGATATGGCATTGGCATCTACCGCTTCATCATTATTCTTGTTACATCCCGTAAAAAAAGCAGCCAGCATCATAAAAGCAACTGCTGCATAACTTCTCATTGTCATACGTTTGAATTGTTTTAAAATCTAAATATTGGACAAGTTTATCCCGTAAAAGTTTAATGCGATAGCGGTTTAAATGGGTTTTAATGCGCTGTGATACTCTAAAATAAGTGCACGAACTGCCGAACGTATGGCGTTGCGCTCCGAAAAATCATTAGGATTGACTTTTTGGCGAGGAAAGTCGTAATGATATCCGTGGTTGCGGTCTAAACAGCGGGTGATGTAGCCAAATGGTTGCAAATCTAAGGTTTGCTGGTTCTGTCTGAAAATACAGGTTAAGTAATCATTTTCGCTGATGTTCCATGCATAGCCCGTCATGCGCGAACCCAGTACATCTACCTCAAAAATACCGTCCGATGAAAGATTAGTTCTTACGATGCTGTTAAATACCAAGTTGGATTTATCGTTGGCAACTGCCTGAATTTCAAGGCGAAAACGATTGCCTGTGCCTATGCGTGTTACTTTGTAGTAGTACAACACGTTCCCTCTTTTCACATCGCCGGAAAACCAGTTGGGGCTGTCCGAAGTGTAGTGGAAAAACATTTTTTCGCCCTCGGGTTGCAGCCAAGGGTCATACAGCAGCATCGGTTTGGCGCGTTCTATTTGCTCAACGCTGGGCGATTCGCCTACTATATCCCGAATGATTTTAGACTTGGCAAAATTGGTCAGGCGGGTTTGCTCGGCTGCAATTTTACGGTTCGCTTCTTCTATCCGCAAGCGTTCTGCCTTGGGCGCATTGCGTGGAATGGCCAATGGTTTAGGCAGTGTGTTGAGCAAGTTGCCGATGAATATCCGCCCTTCGTTGATGTTGTTAAATTTAGTGTCTTCAATGGTGCCTTGCGCATAGAAAAACACCATATTGGCGCTGTCTATGCCCAATGCAGCAAATTTGGCCTGAACGGCATCCTGCAACGAAGGCGTAATGCTTTGCAGCCAATTATTGCGCTGAAGTTCTTCGTAGAAAGCAATGGCGCGACGCGGATTGGAGGCTTCTCTTAAAACGTCGGCCGTTTTCTTCTGCAGTTGCTCCAAACAGGCGTTGGCGTTGGCATCACCTATCAACCGACGAACAACGGGTTTCTCTAACTCTGCTTTGAAGGCCAGCAATGATTTTATCTCTCCTTTAAAATGAGCTTGCCATTCGCCTATGTCTATCTTAAAACCGCTTAAACCATAGGTCTGTTGAAGTTCTGCCAAACCCTCAACCGTAGCCGCTTTTTGCTCAAATCTTTTCAGCTCGTTCCAAGCAGGCTCGGCAAAGCGCAGTTCTTCGCTCGGCAGATTGGTTTTGATGGCAGACAAGCGGCGCAGCGTCATAATTTTGTCATTGCCGGTCTGATATTTTACCAGCAGGCACAGGGCTTTTAACTGCATTTCTTTGGCATAATCTGTTTGCCACTGTTGCTCTATTCCGTCAAAAAGTGCTGCTGCTTCCTCGGGTTTCAGGCGTTGCCCCGAATATTGTGAGGGTTTCAGGGCTTCGTAGGCCAATTCGGTTTTTGCCAACATACTGCCCTGTTGCGCATAGCGGCGCAGAATATCAAACAGCAAGGCGCGGTCAAGCGTGGTATTGCCTGTTTGACGAAATTTAAGAAGTTCGGCTTCGTAGCGGTTGGCCAGATAGGCCGCATCAGGCTCGGCCGCCGCACGATTGAGCATTTGCAGTGCTGTCGGGTAATGTATTTTGTAGCGATAACTCATCATGCCGGCACGCAGAGCAGCGTTAGTGTCGCCTGTTTGTGCCTGTTCGTATGCCTGAAAGAAATCTTTCAGGTACAAGTTGGGCATATAGTCGCTGATGATTGGAAACGGATTTAATGCAACTGCTTCGGCATGGTATAGCTTAGCCATTGACATATCGGGCTGAATACCGTAGCCGCCCGTAAAATACAGTTGAAACAGATTGAACTTGATTTCAAACTGTTGTTCTGCCGTGGGGTTACTCAATAATGCCTTCTGATACCATTTTACGGCACTTTTGTAATCTTTGAAAGCATCATCGGTGAGCATATCGCCGCGATAGGCCGCTGCTACGGTGAGCATGGCTGCTACGTCGCCCTTTTTGGCACGACTCATTTCTGCCTTGTAGGTATCCATATTGGGCTTGCCTTTTTTGGGCAGTTGTGCGTAAGAAGTGCTTGTAAACACTGCCAGCCAGCATGTTGCGATTATCCAAAGGGTTTTCATAGGTCAATCGGGTTTTAACAACGCAGAAAGTCAAAGTTGAACGGTTCGGGCAATATTAGTCCACGATATCCTTAGAACGAAAATAAATCTACTTTCGCTTAGAATAAGCCAAAAAAATAGTGCCAAAATGTAATTACAAACCGTCAGTGTGCCTGAAACCACTCCAGACCGACGGATTTAAGAAAATGTTGAACGGAGTATTCATCGGTTGATGGCATATCCATTACGGCTATGTAAACGCGCTTCACCGTATGAGCGAGGTCTTCGTAGGACAAATGGCGCACCGTTTGGTCAAAATAGCCGGTGTATTTGGTTGTAATGGCTTCTGCCTGCCTGATACATTCTACAATGAAGGGATGTTTTTCAGCATAAAGGCTTTCTTTGATGGCCTCTATGCTTTCCTTGTAAAGGAAATTGACAGGTAATTGATGCAGTACATGATTGGTCGGGCTGCCGGTCAATAAAACAGGCACGGGGAAATATTTACCCTCAGCGGCGATTTGCGAGTAGGTACGTTGTGCAAGTGCCAGCGACTCATCCAAACGATTCAGCACACTGCCAAAGAGTATTGCCACGCGCGGCTTTTCCGACAAACGCCCTACTTCCTTGTCTATCATTCGGTCTAAATCGGCAAGCATCTGCTCCATTCGCCAAGTGTTTTTACCTGTTTTGGCGCGGTCTTGCAACGAAGCGCGAATGAGGTAAGTCAGTGTTTGGGTAGGATTCAGCCCTATTTCCACCATCTGCTTGAAAATCAACGAAGTAGGCGACATTCCGGGAATAGTATTCGGGTCGTGCAGCGAAACCGTGCCGTCGGCTTTAACGAAACCGTCAATGCGGGCGCATACACCAAAACGCAAAGCCTCGGCAACAGCCTTAATCTGGCGGTGGATTTCGTGCAGTTGTTCCATCGGAACATTGACCGGAATACTCTTGCGGGTTGCACTGCTCACATATTTTGCCTGAAAATCATATGTTTCTACGGCAGGCTCTATGCCTGTGGGCGGTAAGGCTATCGGGCGGTCTTCCTCATCTTGAATAACGCCGCATGAAAATTCTTTCCCATTGATAAATCCTTCTATCAGTACAGAGGATTCACCGTGAACAGAGGTCAAAATGGCGTTGGTGTCGGAATAAGAAAAATAATCTTCTAATTTCTCGAGCAAATCCTGCGGATGCGCATACACGATAGCACCTTTATCAACCATAGAATCAGCCTCAAATACCAACGGGAAGCCAATGCTTTCTTCCACATTGGCAATTTTTTGCAGGTAGTTTTCTTTTGCCTGCTGATTCATGGCCGTCCATTGGGCTTTGGTCAAAGTCAGGCGGAACAGGCACTGCTCCACTGCCTTTACAAAAGCCTCTTCGCTGTCCTCCTTCACAATGGCCACACCTATGGAAGAGCCTCCGTGCGGTGCTTTCACCACAAAAGGCAGCCCTAAAATTGCTTTGACACGCTCAAAAAGTTCGCCGTGGTTTTCTGTATCCCATGTGGCCTTTCTGATGGTCATCTGCTGCTTTTCAACACCTGTAATGCGCTCAATCAGCTCGTTTTGCAGGGTTTTGTCTATGCCCGCAGCCGAGCCGAAAATGCCCGGGGCTGAATAAGGAATACCGTACCATTCCAGCAAGCCTTGCAAGCTACCGTCTTCGCCGGGCGCGCCGTGCATGGCAAGGAATACAAAATCAAAATGCTTTTTAAAATCCTGCGGCAGAATAGGTTGACCTACCGCATTGGTCATTTCTATGAAATTATTGTCGGAAAGCCGCCCCAACGACTCGGCGTAAACCTTAAACCTTGTACTTTTTTTTGCGTTCTTAATTACCGAAGCGGGCGGGTAAAAATCTCTGATTTTCTGATATTCAAATATTTGCTTATTGGTCAGAATAAAATTGCCTAAACTGTCCACAAAAACGGGAACGGGCTCAAAAAGTGTGCGGTCTAAATTGTTGAATACGGTTTTTCCGCCTGCAAAAGAAATTTCACGCTCGCGTGAAGGCCCCCCGAAAAATATTGCGACTCTCATCTGTCGTAGATTTGTATTAATTTGCAGCTAAGATATTCAAAAAATTACGCATGGCGCAAGAAGTCATCAGAACAGACCAAATTTCCAGACGCTACGTCATGGGCAGCGAAATCATACATGCCCTCAAATCCATATCCATCACTATCAATCGCGGAGAATACGTTGCCTTTATGGGGCCATCAGGCTCCGGAAAGTCCACTCTGATGAATATTATCGGTTGTTTGGATACGCCCAGCGGCGGCACCTACATTCTGGCGGGCAAAGACGTGAGCAATATGACAGAGGATGAACTTGCCGACATCCGCAACCGCGAAATCGGTTTTGTATTTCAGACCTTTAACCTCCTCCCCCGCTCTACCGCATTGGAAAACGTAGCTCTGCCTTTGGTTTATGCAGGGTACAGCAAAGCCGAGCGCGAAGAAAGAGCCATGCAGGCACTCGTCAGCGTGGGTCTGGGCGACCGCGCCAAACACAAACCCAACGAGCTTTCGGGCGGGCAGCGGCAACGCGTGGCCGTAGCCCGTGCATTGGTCAACAACCCCAGTATCATTCTGGCCGACGAACCGACCGGTAACTTAGATACGCGCACTTCCTACGAAATCATGGAATTGTTTGACCAACTGCATAAAAAAGGCAATACCATTATTGTTGTAACGCACGAAGACGATATTGCGCGTTACGCACACCGCATCGTGCGCCTGCGCGATGGCCTGATTGAGTCTGATGTTGCGAACACAGAAATTACCAACCCAACCGAAATGAAAATGGCATTGGCCGCGAAGGGGAAATGAGAATTTATACTAAAACAGGCGACAAAGGCCAAACCTCACTGATTGGAGGTACGCGCGTATCTAAGGCAGACTTGCGCATTGATACCTACGGAACAGTTGATGAACTCAACTGCTACATCGGCCTTGTGCGCGACCTGAATACGGATGAAGCACGTCGTGCACTGCTCAAAGAGGTGCAAGACAGGTTATTTACCATTGGTTCTAATCTGGCTGCCGAACCGGAGCAACAGAAAAAAGTAATCCCTGACCTGAAAAATGAGGACATTGAGCGACTGGAAAAGGCAATGGACGAAATGGATGCCGAGCTGCCGCCCTTGCGCCATTTTGTGCTGCCGGGCGGACATACCTCCGTGTCGTTTTGCCACGTGGCACGCACCGTTTGCCGCCGTACCGAGCGTCTGGTTATTGCACTTGCCGAACAGGCAGAGGTACACCCCATGATTGTCCCCTACCTGAACCGCCTTTCCGATTATCTTTTTGTGCTTTCGCGCAAAATGGCACAGGAACTGGGCGTGGAAGAAGTGAAGTGGTTGCCACGGGTGTAGGTAACTGAGTAATTTAAAGCGCTATTAGACCTTTTACCGCTAAGTTTTACGCTATTACAACCTTTATTCGCGGAGTTCTCTGAAAAAGTCCTATTAAAAGTTTAACTTTTCAAAGATTTAGCCTGTGTCATATTATCCGCTGAAGAGGGTCTTCGACCGCCGAAAGATATAGTTTAGGGTTACTATTAGCGGTCGCCAGACCCTAACAGCGGCCAAACAGAAATATAACTTTTCCAATGAAACTTAAATCATTCACGTGGTATTACAAAGCTCTGCGTGCCGATACTACATTGCCCAATTCTTTAGCAATTGCTACCCGTTGTTTGGCCAATTGGCTGTATGAATGCAACTGAATGATGACCTGGGCTTCATCATTTGCCTTTTCGGCGCGTTTGATTTCCGCAAATGTTTCCGATTCCAGCTTTTCTATAAATTCTTTTTTCAAACGCAAAATATTTTCATACACAGCAAGCGGCAACTTGTCGGTTTCCTTAGGTACGTAAATATCGTGCATCAACTCCCAATTAGGGCTTGCTTCGTAGCGATTTTCGGTGATATTGACCACCATTTCCACGATATCGGGCGTGGCATAGCTGATAAAATACTGTGCATCAGGCTCTTCTCCTTGCATCACCGCATCTTTGTACATTTCCAAAGCACGGCGGTACAGCGGCGTGTGAAACTCTATATCGTCAATTTCATGTAATAAATATTGCCACAGTTTGAGGTCATCTTCCAAATAATACTGACCGTATTTGAGCAATAGGCGGATGCTTTCCTGCTCGTGGCGATTAACGATTTCGGAAATACTTTTTTGAAAAACGGCAGTTCCTCCGATAAACTCCTCCGGCGGAGGCAATACCTCATCGGGAGGCATATCATACGGTTCATCGGGCAGTGGCGGCAAATGTTCATCGGTCGGATGAGGTGGCTCGTTGGAGGCTCTTTGCTGCAAATGGCTGCGCTGTTGTTCACGCTCCCGTTGGCGTTGCTCTTGTTGAGCGGCCTTCCAAAGAGTCTGCCCCACCTCTGCCGTCAGTACCTCTACGCTCACTTGCAATAGCGAGGCACATTGCTTCACAAACATTTCGCGTTTGATAGCATCAGGCACTTTGGCAATACTATTGACTATTTCGCGAACGGCTTCTGCTTTTTTAATCGGTTCATCGGCAGCATCTGCAAGCAAAGTTTGCATCTTGAATCGGATAAAATCCGTTGCTTGCTCTTGCAAAAAATTTTTAAATGCAGCACTGCCCTGTTTTTTAATGAAACTGTCGGGGTCTTCGCCGGTAGGGAACACCACCGCCCGAACATTCATTCCTTGCGCCAGCAACATATCAATGCCACGCAGCGATGCTTTAATACCTGCCGCATCGCCGTCGTAAAGAACGGTTACATTGTCCGTAAAGCGTTTGATGAGCTTGATTTGCCCTTCGGTAAGCGAAGTACCCGACGAAGCCACCACGTTGGCGATGCCCGCCTGATGCATGGCAATTACGTCCATGTAGCCCTCCGTCAGGTAGCAGTTATCTGCCTGACGAATGGCTTGTTTGGCCTGAAAGATGCCGTACAGCACCTCACTTTTCAGGTAAACTCCCTCAATTTCAGGGGAATTAAGGTATTTCGGCTTATCATCGGCTTTGAGCGTGCGTGCCCCGAAAGCAATCACTTTGCCCGCCAAATCGTGAATGGGGAACATCACCCGCCCGCGGAAACGGTCGTAACGCTGTGTCTTGCCTTCATTTTCCTTAACAACCACCAACCCCGTTTTCTCGAGCAATTCGGCACTAAATTGCTGTTTCAGAGCTGCCTGCTCCAAAGCGTGCCAATCGTTGAGGCTGTAACCCAATTCAAAGGTGGCAATGCTTTGGGAATTGATGCCGCGTTCTTTGAAATAGCTCAAGCCTATGGCCTGCCCTTCCTCCGATTGCAAAAGTTGATTTTTGAAGAAATTTTTAGCAAAACTCAAAACAATGAGCATGGATTCGCGCTGTGCGCGCGCTTCTTCGTAGGCCTCATTTGGCAGATATTCCTCCTCAATTTCAATGTTGTATTTTTTTGCCAAATAACGCAGCGCTTCGGGGTAGCTCAACCCCTCAATATCCATTATAAACTTGACCGAATCTCCCGCAGCACCGCAACCGAAGCACTTGTAAATTCCTTTGGCAGGAGATACCGAAAAAGACGGCGATTTTTCATTGTGAAACGGACAACATGCCCATAAATTCGTCCCTTTGCGTTTCAGCGAAACAAAATCGCCGACAACATCCTCAATGGCAGCCGTTTCTTTAATGCGACGTATGGTCTGTTCGGAAATACGCATAGTCTATTCTTTCGCCCCGTTTTTTATCGGCAGCATAATAAATCATATCAAAACTATGAAAAATGCACTAATTTAGGGCTGAAAACCTATAACGCTAACTACTTTTACGCATGATTAATGCCCTTGAGCGGTTGGGAAAGCAGTTGCAGGGAGATTTATTCACCGACAGTGCCACACGCATATTGTATGCAACCGATGCTTCTGCTTACCGCGAGATGCCTTTGGCTGTTGCCGTTCCCCAAACCGTTGACGACCTGAAACGCCTCATTCAATTTGCCAATGATTTTAACACATCGCTGATTCCGCGCACTGCCGGCACCTCGTTGGCAGGTCAAGTGGTCGGCAACGGCATCGTAGTGGATGTTTCCAAATATTTTAATAAAATTCTTGAAATTAATACAACCGAAAAGTGGGTGCGCGTGCAGCCCGGCGTGGTTCGGGACGAGCTGAATATGGCTTTGCAGCCCTACGGATTGTTTTTCGGTCCCGAAACTTCCACCGCCAACCGCGCCATGATTGGCGGCATGGTCGGTAACAATTCCTGCGGTTCTAATTCCATTGTGTACGGCAGCACCCGCGAACACGTGCTGGAAATCAAGGTGTTACTTGCCGATGGCAGCGAGGCAATTTTTAAGGAATTAAGCCTCAACGAATTTCAGGCAAAATGCAACGACGACAACGCCGCAAGCCCTCTGGAAGCAGCTATCTATCGGCAAATCAGGGAGTTACTGTCCAACCCCGAAAACCAAAAGCAAATCCGCGACAACTTCCCCAAAGCCGTTATTGAGCGACGCAATACAGGCTATGCATTAGACATATTGCTGGAAACCGAACCATTCAGCACGGCGGAAGAATACCGCACCTTCGGACCTTACGTGCAAAAGGCAGATGCACCGCCGCCGTTTAATTTTTGCAAACTCATTGCCGGTTCGGAAGGCACGCTGGCATTTATCACCGAAATCAAGTTGAATCTGGTGCCGCGTCCACCCGAAAAAGTCGGCTTGGTGTGCGTGCATTGCAACAGCATAGATGAGTCGCTGCGTGCCAATATTATTGCCGTAAAGCATCGCCCCAGCGCCAGCGAACTGATAGACCATTATGTATTGGAATGTACCAAAGCCAATATTGAGCAGCGACAAAATCGCTTTTTTGTGCAAGGCGACCCACAAGCCATCTTGGTGGTAGAATTTTCCAAAGATACAGCAGAAGAAGTTTACGAAGCTGCCAATCAATTAATTATAGATTTGCAATCACACGGATTAGGATATTATTATCCGATTGTCAGCGGTGCAGATGTAAAAAAAGTTTGGGCGCTTCGCAAAGCAGGCTTAGGATTGCTTGGCAATATTCCCGGCGATGAAAAAGCCGTCGCCGTTATTGAAGATACAGCCGTCGCCGTTGAAGATTTACCTGCCTATATCCGCGAATTTAACGCCATTTTAAAAAAATACGGGCTTTACAGTGTTCATTATGCCCACGCAGGTTCGGGAGAGCTACACTTGCGACCGATTATTAACCTAAAAACCGAAGAAGGCAACCGATTGTTTAAGACAATTGCACAAGAAATTGCCGTTTTGGTCAAAAAATACAACGGCTCACTTTCGGGCGAACACGGCGACGGGCGCCTGCGCGGCGAGTTCATCGCCCAAATGGTCGGGCAGCGCTGCTACGAAATGTTCCGAGAGGTCAAACAAACT contains the following coding sequences:
- a CDS encoding ABC transporter ATP-binding protein, whose product is MAQEVIRTDQISRRYVMGSEIIHALKSISITINRGEYVAFMGPSGSGKSTLMNIIGCLDTPSGGTYILAGKDVSNMTEDELADIRNREIGFVFQTFNLLPRSTALENVALPLVYAGYSKAEREERAMQALVSVGLGDRAKHKPNELSGGQRQRVAVARALVNNPSIILADEPTGNLDTRTSYEIMELFDQLHKKGNTIIVVTHEDDIARYAHRIVRLRDGLIESDVANTEITNPTEMKMALAAKGK
- a CDS encoding cob(I)yrinic acid a,c-diamide adenosyltransferase, with translation MRIYTKTGDKGQTSLIGGTRVSKADLRIDTYGTVDELNCYIGLVRDLNTDEARRALLKEVQDRLFTIGSNLAAEPEQQKKVIPDLKNEDIERLEKAMDEMDAELPPLRHFVLPGGHTSVSFCHVARTVCRRTERLVIALAEQAEVHPMIVPYLNRLSDYLFVLSRKMAQELGVEEVKWLPRV
- the dnaG gene encoding DNA primase, which translates into the protein MRISEQTIRRIKETAAIEDVVGDFVSLKRKGTNLWACCPFHNEKSPSFSVSPAKGIYKCFGCGAAGDSVKFIMDIEGLSYPEALRYLAKKYNIEIEEEYLPNEAYEEARAQRESMLIVLSFAKNFFKNQLLQSEEGQAIGLSYFKERGINSQSIATFELGYSLNDWHALEQAALKQQFSAELLEKTGLVVVKENEGKTQRYDRFRGRVMFPIHDLAGKVIAFGARTLKADDKPKYLNSPEIEGVYLKSEVLYGIFQAKQAIRQADNCYLTEGYMDVIAMHQAGIANVVASSGTSLTEGQIKLIKRFTDNVTVLYDGDAAGIKASLRGIDMLLAQGMNVRAVVFPTGEDPDSFIKKQGSAAFKNFLQEQATDFIRFKMQTLLADAADEPIKKAEAVREIVNSIAKVPDAIKREMFVKQCASLLQVSVEVLTAEVGQTLWKAAQQEQRQREREQQRSHLQQRASNEPPHPTDEHLPPLPDEPYDMPPDEVLPPPEEFIGGTAVFQKSISEIVNRHEQESIRLLLKYGQYYLEDDLKLWQYLLHEIDDIEFHTPLYRRALEMYKDAVMQGEEPDAQYFISYATPDIVEMVVNITENRYEASPNWELMHDIYVPKETDKLPLAVYENILRLKKEFIEKLESETFAEIKRAEKANDEAQVIIQLHSYSQLAKQRVAIAKELGNVVSARRAL
- a CDS encoding FAD-binding oxidoreductase, translated to MINALERLGKQLQGDLFTDSATRILYATDASAYREMPLAVAVPQTVDDLKRLIQFANDFNTSLIPRTAGTSLAGQVVGNGIVVDVSKYFNKILEINTTEKWVRVQPGVVRDELNMALQPYGLFFGPETSTANRAMIGGMVGNNSCGSNSIVYGSTREHVLEIKVLLADGSEAIFKELSLNEFQAKCNDDNAASPLEAAIYRQIRELLSNPENQKQIRDNFPKAVIERRNTGYALDILLETEPFSTAEEYRTFGPYVQKADAPPPFNFCKLIAGSEGTLAFITEIKLNLVPRPPEKVGLVCVHCNSIDESLRANIIAVKHRPSASELIDHYVLECTKANIEQRQNRFFVQGDPQAILVVEFSKDTAEEVYEAANQLIIDLQSHGLGYYYPIVSGADVKKVWALRKAGLGLLGNIPGDEKAVAVIEDTAVAVEDLPAYIREFNAILKKYGLYSVHYAHAGSGELHLRPIINLKTEEGNRLFKTIAQEIAVLVKKYNGSLSGEHGDGRLRGEFIAQMVGQRCYEMFREVKQTWDPKGIFNPGKIVDTPPMNQFLRYQPNQQTPDYQTVLDFGASGGILRHAEQCNGSGDCRKSHLSGGTMCPSYMATRSEK